In the genome of Dromiciops gliroides isolate mDroGli1 chromosome 1, mDroGli1.pri, whole genome shotgun sequence, the window CTGCACGCGCCGCGGACCAGCAGGGCTGGCGGGCGAGGCAGCCGGGGACCGGACCGATGTGGCGCATGCGTGGTGCCGCCGCCAGGCGCTGGGGCTGTGGCGGCGACGGCGGCGATGGCGACGGCGGGGGTAGCTGTGGTCGCGGCCAGGAGCGTTTGGGCCGGGCGCTCGGAGGGGCCGGCGGCGGCGGGTGCTGCTGCCGCGGCGGTTGGAGAGGCCGCGCGGGCGGCGCCCGCCAGCAGCTGGAAGAGCGGTTCGCGGACCTGGCCGCGAGCCACCAGGAGGCGATCCGCGCTCGGGACGAGCGGGACCGGCAGAACGCGCGACTGCGCGAGGAGAACGGGCGCCTGCGGCTCGAGAACCGGCGGCTGAAGCGCGAGAACCGCAGCCTCTTCCGGCAGGCGCTGCAGCGGCAGGACGAGGAGCCGCCCGTGCGGGCCTCGCCGGCCgcggctgggggaggggagcccCATGAGCCCGGCCtcgagggggaaggaggaggtgcCGAGGAGGCCCGCGGCCACTCCCGGGGCGTCGCGGCCGACTCCAAGGAACGGAGAGCTGCGGACGGCCCGGCAGAGCCCGGCAGCCCCCGGGCCCTCAGGGCCCGCCTCGAGAGGCTGGAGGCCATGTACCGCCGGGCCCTGCTGCAGCTACACCACGAACAGCAATGGCAGCACCGCCGGGCCCAGGCCCAGAAAGCGGAGgcgaaggaggaggaggaagagcggCGGCTTCAGCTGGAGATCAGCGCACCGGATCCCGCAGCCCTCCTGTAGCTACGCGCCCTGGGAGCACTAGAGGCGGGGCTGCGCTTCTGACTGCAATGGAGAGGggcccaccccaccccttccttccccGCCTCTCAGGCCCCTCACTCTCGTAGTGGTCCGAATGTCAGGACACTGGGATGCCTCCTGAAATGCAGGAGAGCTAAGCCAAAGGACACGTCCTCAGGCTTcccaccccgccccgccccgcctccTGCACTGGGTCAGGAAGGTTCCAGCCTTAAGTCTTAGGTAGGACCAAGCAGGCCTGGAGGCCCTGGCAGGAGCAACACAGGGGCTGGAGATTGTTTGGCCTCTGCCATGTGCCAGTGCCAGCTTTCTGTGTGAGAGCGTCATGCCACTTGTGGTGTTTAGGGGAAGTTAtttcccaaaaaaagaaaaaaaaaaagcaaacacaaaaCCAGCTAAGAGAGAACTGGATGCCAAGTTGTGCCTCCTACTGCCCGCCCCTCCCTAGTTTTGTTGAGGACTTCTGTTTTGCCTCATTTTGGTTCTTTGAGACTTGAAGTAACCATTTTTTTTGGAATGAGTTAACCTGGTCATTGACAGATTTTTTTCTAAGGGGTCTAGGGCCCAGCCATTTCTTTTGAATATAGGCAAGGATTAAATAGGTGATTTAAACTTAGaggtttgttttctttaaaaaccatCTTAATGGAAAGTAATCCATTCTTAGGTTATGTTTTGGTTCAGCCTTCTATCTGCTAGGTACTGATTTATTTACCCATTTTTGCCAATGGGGCATCTGAATAAGTAAAACaagttaaatgaaataaaattttggtACACTTACTAGTAAAAGTTTCCATGACTCTTATTTGTAGATTACATTTTGTAGCACTTTATTTTAGATGTAAAGTATTTTTTATCAATaagtttgctttaaaaaatatttgtcagGCAATTTTTATAACATTCATACTTTAGCAGCCAGGGtagtttattttttactattattcAAGAACTTTTGAAATTTTTAACTAGATGTCATAAATTGACCACGAAGTATAACTGAACAATTAAAATAGTGAGGTATATTTGAGAAGCTTAAACCACTTAGTGAAAATTATTTCCTCCATATATTTTTATAGTATGTAATAGCAACAACTTCTTAAAGTGGTTGAACTAACAATTCAAATCAAGAAATTTCCTGAGTAGATAACTTTATGATGACATAGGGAGAATATGTAATTATTGTATCTCAAAGTTTATG includes:
- the TUSC1 gene encoding tumor suppressor candidate gene 1 protein; this translates as MWRMRGAAARRWGCGGDGGDGDGGGSCGRGQERLGRALGGAGGGGCCCRGGWRGRAGGARQQLEERFADLAASHQEAIRARDERDRQNARLREENGRLRLENRRLKRENRSLFRQALQRQDEEPPVRASPAAAGGGEPHEPGLEGEGGGAEEARGHSRGVAADSKERRAADGPAEPGSPRALRARLERLEAMYRRALLQLHHEQQWQHRRAQAQKAEAKEEEEERRLQLEISAPDPAALL